In Pyramidobacter sp. YE332, the following are encoded in one genomic region:
- a CDS encoding type II toxin-antitoxin system HicB family antitoxin — protein MVSSYPAVFVKETDGRYSVIFPDLNGASTCGDTLDDAMTMAIDCLAGVLSAMFEDGDTPPAPSALGDVSPRDVASELDDDYQDAFATLVAVDVREYAARHFNRAVRKTVTIPKWMNDTAIARGINFSQTLQNALRSEFNRT, from the coding sequence ATGGTCTCTTCATACCCGGCAGTATTCGTCAAAGAAACCGACGGACGTTATTCCGTGATCTTTCCCGACCTTAACGGCGCCTCGACCTGCGGCGATACGCTCGACGACGCCATGACCATGGCGATCGACTGCCTGGCAGGCGTCCTTTCCGCCATGTTCGAAGACGGCGACACACCGCCCGCTCCGTCGGCGCTCGGCGATGTGTCGCCCCGCGACGTAGCCTCTGAACTCGACGACGATTATCAAGACGCTTTCGCAACGCTCGTCGCCGTGGACGTACGCGAATACGCCGCGCGGCATTTCAATCGCGCCGTGCGCAAGACCGTCACCATTCCAAAATGGATGAACGATACCGCCATCGCCAGAGGCATCAACTTCTCTCAAACGCTGCAGAACGCTCTCAGGTCGGAATTCAACAGAACTTAA